One Denticeps clupeoides chromosome 10, fDenClu1.1, whole genome shotgun sequence genomic window carries:
- the letmd1 gene encoding LETM1 domain-containing protein 1 isoform X3: MALSCTRTCHGSVLFLLCGSRLRGVRAGLCSPLLTHSLTRLYSTSRARSGIGRSILKGVQWTNSKYEQFLQRRFPQFYVLYHTFLRGFRLLFQDAKDVFKIRAQIQASDMNHLKMSYHNLEKLRQFRRDMIKAIPLVVISIPPFANYLVFALMYLFPRQVLIRHFWTPQQLVDFQAVYHSQRAQHYRPVLSILEQTVRQVEDSCLQIRLTDLCHKVQNGGHPLVSEVHAVRSLFSGPPLGIKIMTADLMRQLCPMLFLTPRFPAFLIRQRLHSHALELMHLDQAIVRLGLHQLSDAEMRQACFVRGMNGNSLSPSECREWLSRWLNFSIDLKVLLNLFS; the protein is encoded by the exons ATGGCGCTGTCCTGTACTCGGACATGCCATGGTTCGGTGCTGTTTTTGCTCTGCGGATCGCGACTTCGCGGAGTCAGAGCTGGCCTGTGCTCTCCATTGCTGACCCATTCATTGACTAG ACTTTACTCGACATCCAGGGCCAGATCAGGGATTGGCCGGAGCATTCTAAAAGGAGTACAGTGGACCAACAGCAAATATGAGCAATTCCTGCAGCGGCGCTTTCCACAGTTTTATGTCCTTTACCACACTTTTCTACGAG GGTTTCGACTCCTGTTCCAAGATGCTAAGGATGTGTTTAAGATCAGAGCGCAAATTCAAGCTAGTGACATGAATCACCTCAAGATGTCTTATCACAACTTAGAGAAACTGAGGCAG TTTCGCAGAGACATGATCAAAGCCATTCCACTGGTGGTAATCTCCATTCCTCCATTTGCCAACTACCTTGTGTTTGCCCTTAT GTACCTGTTCCCACGTCAGGTTTTGATCCGCCACTTTTGGACACCGCAGCAGCTGGTGGATTTTCAGGCAGTTTATCACTCACAGAGAGCCCAGCACTACAGACCTGTACTGAGTATTTTGGAGCAGACTGTGAGGCAGGTTGAAGACAGCTGCCTCCAAATACGCCTGACAGATCTGTGccacaag GTGCAAAATGGAGGACATCCGTTGGTGTCAGAAGTCCATGCTGTGCGGAGCTTGTTTTCAGGTCCCCCTTTGGGAATCAAGATAATGACTGCTGATCTCATG AGACAGCTATGCCCCATGCTCTTCTTGACCCCTCGCTTCCCGGCTTTTCTGATTAGGCAACGGCTGCATAGCCATGCCCTAGAACTGATGCACCTTGATCAAGCCATCGTTCGCCTGGGCCTGCACCAGCTGAGCGATGCAGAGATGAGACAG GCATGCTTTGTCAGGGGGATGAATGGAAACTCACTCAGCCCCAGTGAATGCAGAGAGTGGCTCTCCCGGTGGCTAAACTTCTCCATAGACCTCAAAG TGCTACTCAACCTCTTCAGCTGA
- the letmd1 gene encoding LETM1 domain-containing protein 1 isoform X1, producing MALSCTRTCHGSVLFLLCGSRLRGVRAGLCSPLLTHSLTRLYSTSRARSGIGRSILKGVQWTNSKYEQFLQRRFPQFYVLYHTFLRGFRLLFQDAKDVFKIRAQIQASDMNHLKMSYHNLEKLRQFRRDMIKAIPLVVISIPPFANYLVFALMYLFPRQVLIRHFWTPQQLVDFQAVYHSQRAQHYRPVLSILEQTVRQVEDSCLQIRLTDLCHKVQNGGHPLVSEVHAVRSLFSGPPLGIKIMTADLMRQLCPMLFLTPRFPAFLIRQRLHSHALELMHLDQAIVRLGLHQLSDAEMRQACFVRGMNGNSLSPSECREWLSRWLNFSIDLKAFKMPRIYCQSFPIINQCFSYPFFQKS from the exons ATGGCGCTGTCCTGTACTCGGACATGCCATGGTTCGGTGCTGTTTTTGCTCTGCGGATCGCGACTTCGCGGAGTCAGAGCTGGCCTGTGCTCTCCATTGCTGACCCATTCATTGACTAG ACTTTACTCGACATCCAGGGCCAGATCAGGGATTGGCCGGAGCATTCTAAAAGGAGTACAGTGGACCAACAGCAAATATGAGCAATTCCTGCAGCGGCGCTTTCCACAGTTTTATGTCCTTTACCACACTTTTCTACGAG GGTTTCGACTCCTGTTCCAAGATGCTAAGGATGTGTTTAAGATCAGAGCGCAAATTCAAGCTAGTGACATGAATCACCTCAAGATGTCTTATCACAACTTAGAGAAACTGAGGCAG TTTCGCAGAGACATGATCAAAGCCATTCCACTGGTGGTAATCTCCATTCCTCCATTTGCCAACTACCTTGTGTTTGCCCTTAT GTACCTGTTCCCACGTCAGGTTTTGATCCGCCACTTTTGGACACCGCAGCAGCTGGTGGATTTTCAGGCAGTTTATCACTCACAGAGAGCCCAGCACTACAGACCTGTACTGAGTATTTTGGAGCAGACTGTGAGGCAGGTTGAAGACAGCTGCCTCCAAATACGCCTGACAGATCTGTGccacaag GTGCAAAATGGAGGACATCCGTTGGTGTCAGAAGTCCATGCTGTGCGGAGCTTGTTTTCAGGTCCCCCTTTGGGAATCAAGATAATGACTGCTGATCTCATG AGACAGCTATGCCCCATGCTCTTCTTGACCCCTCGCTTCCCGGCTTTTCTGATTAGGCAACGGCTGCATAGCCATGCCCTAGAACTGATGCACCTTGATCAAGCCATCGTTCGCCTGGGCCTGCACCAGCTGAGCGATGCAGAGATGAGACAG GCATGCTTTGTCAGGGGGATGAATGGAAACTCACTCAGCCCCAGTGAATGCAGAGAGTGGCTCTCCCGGTGGCTAAACTTCTCCATAGACCTCAAAG CATTCAAAATGCCTAGAATCTACTGCCAATCATTTCCAATTATAAACCAGTGTTTCTCCTACCCTTTCTTTCAAAAATCCTAG
- the letmd1 gene encoding LETM1 domain-containing protein 1 isoform X4, which yields MALSCTRTCHGSVLFLLCGSRLRGVRAGLCSPLLTHSLTRLYSTSRARSGIGRSILKGVQWTNSKYEQFLQRRFPQFYVLYHTFLRGFRLLFQDAKDVFKIRAQIQASDMNHLKMSYHNLEKLRQFRRDMIKAIPLVVISIPPFANYLVFALMYLFPRQVLIRHFWTPQQLVDFQAVYHSQRAQHYRPVLSILEQTVRQVEDSCLQIRLTDLCHKVQNGGHPLVSEVHAVRSLFSGPPLGIKIMTADLMACFVRGMNGNSLSPSECREWLSRWLNFSIDLKAFKMPRIYCQSFPIINQCFSYPFFQKS from the exons ATGGCGCTGTCCTGTACTCGGACATGCCATGGTTCGGTGCTGTTTTTGCTCTGCGGATCGCGACTTCGCGGAGTCAGAGCTGGCCTGTGCTCTCCATTGCTGACCCATTCATTGACTAG ACTTTACTCGACATCCAGGGCCAGATCAGGGATTGGCCGGAGCATTCTAAAAGGAGTACAGTGGACCAACAGCAAATATGAGCAATTCCTGCAGCGGCGCTTTCCACAGTTTTATGTCCTTTACCACACTTTTCTACGAG GGTTTCGACTCCTGTTCCAAGATGCTAAGGATGTGTTTAAGATCAGAGCGCAAATTCAAGCTAGTGACATGAATCACCTCAAGATGTCTTATCACAACTTAGAGAAACTGAGGCAG TTTCGCAGAGACATGATCAAAGCCATTCCACTGGTGGTAATCTCCATTCCTCCATTTGCCAACTACCTTGTGTTTGCCCTTAT GTACCTGTTCCCACGTCAGGTTTTGATCCGCCACTTTTGGACACCGCAGCAGCTGGTGGATTTTCAGGCAGTTTATCACTCACAGAGAGCCCAGCACTACAGACCTGTACTGAGTATTTTGGAGCAGACTGTGAGGCAGGTTGAAGACAGCTGCCTCCAAATACGCCTGACAGATCTGTGccacaag GTGCAAAATGGAGGACATCCGTTGGTGTCAGAAGTCCATGCTGTGCGGAGCTTGTTTTCAGGTCCCCCTTTGGGAATCAAGATAATGACTGCTGATCTCATG GCATGCTTTGTCAGGGGGATGAATGGAAACTCACTCAGCCCCAGTGAATGCAGAGAGTGGCTCTCCCGGTGGCTAAACTTCTCCATAGACCTCAAAG CATTCAAAATGCCTAGAATCTACTGCCAATCATTTCCAATTATAAACCAGTGTTTCTCCTACCCTTTCTTTCAAAAATCCTAG
- the letmd1 gene encoding LETM1 domain-containing protein 1 isoform X2 translates to MALSCTRTCHGSVLFLLCGSRLRGVRAGLCSPLLTHSLTRLYSTSRARSGIGRSILKGVQWTNSKYEQFLQRRFPQFYVLYHTFLRGFRLLFQDAKDVFKIRAQIQASDMNHLKMSYHNLEKLRQFRRDMIKAIPLVVISIPPFANYLVFALMYLFPRQVLIRHFWTPQQLVDFQAVYHSQRAQHYRPVLSILEQTVRQVEDSCLQIRLTDLCHKVQNGGHPLVSEVHAVRSLFSGPPLGIKIMTADLMRQLCPMLFLTPRFPAFLIRQRLHSHALELMHLDQAIVRLGLHQLSDAEMRQACFVRGMNGNSLSPSECREWLSRWLNFSIDLKESETSLYLHSMVLLTVNFPKPTCC, encoded by the exons ATGGCGCTGTCCTGTACTCGGACATGCCATGGTTCGGTGCTGTTTTTGCTCTGCGGATCGCGACTTCGCGGAGTCAGAGCTGGCCTGTGCTCTCCATTGCTGACCCATTCATTGACTAG ACTTTACTCGACATCCAGGGCCAGATCAGGGATTGGCCGGAGCATTCTAAAAGGAGTACAGTGGACCAACAGCAAATATGAGCAATTCCTGCAGCGGCGCTTTCCACAGTTTTATGTCCTTTACCACACTTTTCTACGAG GGTTTCGACTCCTGTTCCAAGATGCTAAGGATGTGTTTAAGATCAGAGCGCAAATTCAAGCTAGTGACATGAATCACCTCAAGATGTCTTATCACAACTTAGAGAAACTGAGGCAG TTTCGCAGAGACATGATCAAAGCCATTCCACTGGTGGTAATCTCCATTCCTCCATTTGCCAACTACCTTGTGTTTGCCCTTAT GTACCTGTTCCCACGTCAGGTTTTGATCCGCCACTTTTGGACACCGCAGCAGCTGGTGGATTTTCAGGCAGTTTATCACTCACAGAGAGCCCAGCACTACAGACCTGTACTGAGTATTTTGGAGCAGACTGTGAGGCAGGTTGAAGACAGCTGCCTCCAAATACGCCTGACAGATCTGTGccacaag GTGCAAAATGGAGGACATCCGTTGGTGTCAGAAGTCCATGCTGTGCGGAGCTTGTTTTCAGGTCCCCCTTTGGGAATCAAGATAATGACTGCTGATCTCATG AGACAGCTATGCCCCATGCTCTTCTTGACCCCTCGCTTCCCGGCTTTTCTGATTAGGCAACGGCTGCATAGCCATGCCCTAGAACTGATGCACCTTGATCAAGCCATCGTTCGCCTGGGCCTGCACCAGCTGAGCGATGCAGAGATGAGACAG GCATGCTTTGTCAGGGGGATGAATGGAAACTCACTCAGCCCCAGTGAATGCAGAGAGTGGCTCTCCCGGTGGCTAAACTTCTCCATAGACCTCAAAG
- the gtsf1 gene encoding gametocyte-specific factor 1, with protein sequence MATFRFGTSCGPSSASSNGQAECEWTNGEEPSDIDPNKFVQCPYDKSHSIRAGRFPFHLIKCSKNHPKLASELQACPFNARHRFPNPQMARHVADCPDRPKGPEELDHAEVLHKFQVPVNTWANPASEEDWENEADDMAPTFVWGVSTNQVLQSRPTLDTTNNLAPGLRAPRNLPWQN encoded by the exons ATGGCGACATTTCGGTTCGGCACGAGTTGCGGTCCATCGTCTGCGAGTTCAAACGGGCAGGCCGAGTGCGAGTGGACCAATGGGGAAG AGCCGAGCGACATCGACCCGAACAAATTTGTCCAGTGCCCCTACGACAAGAGCCACAGCATCCGCGCCGGCCGCTTCCCCTTCCACCTCATCAAGTGCAGCAAG AACCACCCGAAGCTGGCCAGCGAGCTGCAGGCGTGCCCGTTCAACGCCCGCCATCGGTTCCCCAATCCGCAGATGGCGCGCCACGTCGCCGACTGCCCGGACAGGCCGAAGGGCCCGGAGGAGC TGGACCATGCTGAAGTGCTGCACAAGTTTCAAGTACCTGTGAACACGTGGGCCAATCCCGCCAGTGAGGAGGACTGGGAAAACG AGGCCGATGACATGGCACCGACGTTTGTGTGGGGCGTTTCTACCAATCAGGTTCTTCAGAGCAG GCCTACGCTGGACACTACTAACAATCTAGCTCCAGGACTGCGTGCCCCCAGGAACCTGCCATGGCAAAATTGA
- the cd63 gene encoding CD63 antigen: protein MAVEGGMKCVKFLLFFFNFIFWICGLALIVLGVVVQLKAHSTLLIINASGSEIPLVLIGVGVIIFFIAFFGCCGAWKENQCMVTMFAILLSLIIITEIGTAIAGYVLRGQLKEVVDKGLKDLISDYNKTEAVKKAVDDIQRDLHCCGVNSPADWANFTTSGNSVPDSCCINITVGCGSQSMHNATKVNQQGCETAVESFLKKNIQWVAVAALVMAFVQILGIVFACMLSRSIRSGYEVM from the exons ATCTGTGGCTTGGCCCTGATCGTGCTGGGAGTGGTGGTGCAGCTGAAAGCACATAGCACCCTGCTGATCATTAATGCTTCTGGCTCCGAGATTCCTCTGGTTCTTATCGGCGTGGGAgtcatcatcttcttcatcgCATTCTTTGGCTGCTGTGGAGCTTGGAAAGAAAACCAGTGCATGGTCACAATG TTTGCCATCTTGTTGTCTTTGATCATCATTACTGAGATTGGAACAGCCATTGCTGGATATGTCCTTAGGGGCCAG CTGAAAGAAGTGGTGGACAAAGGCTTGAAGGACTTGATCTCGGATTACAACAAGACTGAAGCCGTGAAAAAGGCTGTGGATGACATTCAGCGTGAT CTGCACTGCTGCGGGGTTAATAGCCCGGCTGACTGGGCCAACTTCACCACGTCTGGAAACTCTGTTCCTGACTCATGCTGCATCAACATCACAGTTGGCTGTGGTTCACAGTCCATGCATAATGCCACAAAAGTCAATCAGCAG gGCTGTGAAACCGCAGTCGAGTCCTTCCTGAAGAAGAATATTCAGTGGGTTGCGGTGGCGGCCCTGGTGATGGCTTTTGTGCAG ATCTTGGGAATTGTTTTTGCGTGCATGCTTTCAAGAAGCATTCGAAGTGGATATGAAGTCATGTGA